One window of Rissa tridactyla isolate bRisTri1 chromosome 12, bRisTri1.patW.cur.20221130, whole genome shotgun sequence genomic DNA carries:
- the BLCAP gene encoding bladder cancer-associated protein: MYCLQWLLPVLLIPKPLNPALWFSHSMFMGFYLLSFLLERKPCTICALVFLAALFLICYSCWGNCFLYHCTGSQLPESAHNPSIVGT, translated from the coding sequence atGTACTGCCTTCAGTGGTTGCTCCCTGTCCTGCTCATACCCAAGCCCCTCAACCCAGCGTTGTGGTTCAGTCACTCGATGTTCATGGGCTTCTACCTGCTCAGTTTCCTCCTGGAACGGAAACCTTGCACGATTTGTGCCTTGGTCTTCCTAGCAGCTCTATTCCTCATCTGCTACAGCTGCTGGGGGAACTGCTTCTTGTATCACTGCACAGGATCCCAGTTACCGGAATCAGCTCACAATCCCAGCATAGTGGGCACCTAG